The Thermocrinis ruber genomic sequence GGGCTTTAACCATAGCGGGTTCGGACAGTGGCGGAGGTGCTGGGCTTCAGGCGGACCTAAAGACCTTTACCGCCCTTGGCGTTTATGGAATGACTGCGGTAACCTCCATCACAGTTCAGAATACGGTGGGAGTTTTTGGAGTGGTGGATGTGCCCCCGGAGGTGGTCTATAACCAAATAAAGGTGGTGGTTGAGGACATAGGAGTGGATGCGGTAAAGACGGGCATGCTCTCCCATGCGGGCATCATAGAGGCGGTAGCAAGGGCGGTGAAAGATTTTAAACTTGAAAATCTGGTGGTGGACCCGGTGATGCGAGCCAAGTCCGGAGACCCACTCCTAAAGAGTTCCGACGAGGTTGCCCTAAAAGAACTCCTTATTCCTCTGGCAACGGTAGTTACTCCTAACATTCCTGAAGCTTGCGCCCTTGTGGGAAAGGACATAAAAACTTTGGAGGATATGGAAAGAGCTTGCAAAGAGATTTATTCTATGGGACCCTCTGCAGTTTTGTTAAAGGGCGGTCATATGGAAGGAGATATTCTGGTGGATGTTTTCTACGATGGAACAAGCTTTGAGTATCTGAGCTACAAAAGGGTGCCCACCAAAAACACCCATGGGACAGGATGCACCTTAGCGTCTGCCATAGCAGGATACTTGGCAAAGGGCTTTGATTTAAAAGAGGCAGTCAGAAAGGCAAGGGAGTATGTGCAGGGTGCCATAGAACACTCTTTGAACCTTGGCAAAGGGCATGGACCTTTGAACCATATGTGGCAGTTTTATCCCGAAATACAAACCCCTTGACACACAAGAGTTTTAAAGCTAAAATCTAACCCTGATGTTTGTTAGCCTACAGTTTAAGCTTGAACTGAAAAAGGAAGACAAAGAAAAACTTATAAAGCTTATGCGTAATCAATCCTCCGCCATCCGAGTGGCATACAATATGCTAAAGGAGTTGGAAAAAGAAGAAACAAAAAACCCACACGCCCAAGTATACCAAAGACTAAGACAGCTATTTCCTGAGTTGCCAACTAAATACATTGACTCAGCCATATACAAAGCTAAGCAATATCCCACAGATAAACCAGTGGTGTTTGGTGGTAGAAGACTTTTTGAAAAACTTTGCAAAAACCATCTTACAGGAAAATTGAGAGAAAGACTTAAAAAGCAATGGAAAGAACTAAGACAAGGAACACTTATAAGCATCGGGTCAAAGGCAGACAAAGGAAACAGACTAACGAGATTTGAAGACCTAAACGGACAGCTTTGCCTTAGAATTACCACAGGAAACAGGGAGTTTATCTACGCCAAAGTGCTAAGGGAACCAAGTAATAGCAAAGACAAGTGGATAACCTTTATGGCTATGCTTTTAGAAAGCTGGCAAACCCATAGCTACTTTCCTTACACGGTGGAGTTAAAACTGAGAGATGGAGAAGTTTATGGAAGTGTATCCTTTGAACTCCCAACGCCTAAAGTGAAATACACCAAAGAGAACGGAGTAATAGCCATAGACACTAACGCATCACCCATCCACTTAGCCATAGCGGAAGTTTCAAAGACTGGAGAATTATTAAGCTATCAAACAATAAGCCTACACCACCTTTTAGGACTTTCTCAAAACAGCAAAGACCACCAAGAGTGGATATTAGCCCATCAAATAGTGGATTTGGCCATTCAGAAAGGCAAAGCTATAGCTATAGAAAACCTAAAGAAACTCAAAAAAGGAATGCGTGGGGATGGGAAAGCTAAGCTAAGAAAAAGGCTTCATCAGTGGAACGCCAAAAAGTTTTTGCAAAAGCTAAAGAGGGTAGCAATGTTAAAGGGAGTGGAAGTAATAGAAGTCCATCCAGCCTATACATCAATCATAAGCATGCTAAAGTATGCACCACAGTTGAACATAGATAAAGACATAGCTGGTGCTTATGTGATAGGGAGAAGGGCACTGGGCTTTAAAGAGAACATGCCTGAGAACTACGGGAAACTTTTGAAAGACAAAGCATATTTAGAGTTTGCCCTAAAGAAGTATGATGAGAGGGAAAAAGAACTTACGGAGCTTATAGAGAAGGAAACCAACGAATACAAGAGAAACGCACTAAAAAGCGAACTAAGGAGTGTAGAGGATGCAAGAAAGCTATTAATCAATCTCCTACAAAGCCTTCAGAGTGAGCCAAGTTCCTGTGAGGGAGCCTATGGAAGGAATCCCGAGCAGGGAGAGACCAAAAAGGTCTCTCAGGTAGCTTGGCAAGTTCTGAAGGTAGCCCTCCTCTTCCCTATCCTTGGAAAGGTCTTACCAAGAGACCTTTCTCCTCTGAAGCCTGTGTTGGTGGAAGGGGTGTGGGATAGAGTGAGGAGTAGGTTAGTCCCTTTAGAGGCTGGAGGGACGGTCCCAATAAGGGATTTTTAGAACAGCCTCGTTTTATCCCTCTTTGTAGGCGGTTACTTCTATCTCTACCAAAGCGTTCATTGGTAGAGAGCTAACCTCTACCGTGCTCCTCACCGGTGGAACGCTAACATCCTTCAAAAGCTCCTGATACAACCTGTTAAAGTCCGAAAACTTAGAAAGGTCTTTCAGATACACCACCACCCTGACCACATCCTCCCACGAGTAGCCACAGGCGGAGAGTATGGCAGAGATGTTTTCAAAGGTCTGCTTAACCTGTTCTTCAAAGCCCTCCCTTAGCTTTCCCGTTTTTGGGTCTATGCCTATCTGCCCCGCTACGAACAGAAAGTTTCCCACCTTTACCGCCTGCGAGTAAGGACCCACCGGCTTTGGTGCTTGGTCTGTGAAAATTTTTTGCTTCATTGCCACTTTTCCAGGTACAGCTTGGCAACCTCTTTGGCTAAGTTGTTCATCCGGCGTATATACCTTGCCCTCTCTTGGACAGAGATCACGCCCCTTGCGTCCAAAAGGTTAAAGGTATGGGAGCATTTCAGCAGGTGGTCGTAAGCGGGTAGGACTAATCCCTCCTGCAGTAGCCTTTTGGTTTCCTCCTCGTAGATCTCATAAAGCTTAAAGAGCACCTCCGGGTTTGACTTTTCAAAGTTATAAACGCTCCACTCATACTCTGCCCTTTTGAAGACCTCTCCGTAGGTTAGCCACTCGTTCCACTTTATGTCAAAGACGTTATCCACCCCTTGCAAATACATGGCTATACGTTCCAAACCGTAGGTGATTTCTACGGAGATCTCCTCCAAATCAAGCCCTCCTGCCTGTTGAAAGTAGGTAAATTGGGTTATCTCCATGCCATCCAACCATACCTCCCAACCAAGCCCCCAGGCACCAAGGGTAGGCGACTCCCAATCGTCTTCTACAAACCTTATATCATGCTCCTTTGGGTCTATACCGAGGGATGTTAAGCTCTCCAAATATAACTCCTGAGGGTTATCTGGTGCGGGCTTTAGGATCACCTGAAACTGAAAGTAGTGTTGAAGCCTGTTGGGATTTTCTCCGTATCTTCCATCCTTTGGTCTTCTGGATGGTTCCACGTAGGCGGTGTTCCAGGGCTTTGGTCCCAAAACCTTAAGAAAGGTGGCAGGGTTCATAGTCCCAGCACCCGTCTCTATGTCGTAGGGTTGCCAGATGACGCAATCCTTTTCCGCCCAAAACTTTTGAAGGTTCATTATTATGTCTTGGAAGAACATGTTAGAACTTGAAATCTTCCCTTAAAAGCTTTTGATAAAAGCCCATGGGCAAAAAGGCATGCCTGTGCATCTCATCACTGTAAAGCTTTGTCTGGACCTTTACCTCCCTCTTAGGCTCCCTAACGTCATACTTTTTACTGCCCACCGAGATAGTCCACCAGTAGCCCGCATAACCCGGTATCACCACAGTGTATAGATCCACCACAGGGAAGACCTTTCTCAAAGCCTTTTGGACACGTCTCACAATCTCTATGTGATAGTATATGGACTCTGTTTGCCCCACATATATGCCATCCTCCTTTAGGGCCCTGTACACATACCTGAAGAACTCCTCGGTGGTTAGCACATGGGCAAATCCCACCGGGTCTGTGGAATCCACGATTATCACATCAAACTCGTTTTCGTAGTCCTGAATGTATTTGTAGCCATCCTCGTTTAACACGATGACCCTTGGGTCATCAAAGGCACAGGCCATGGTGGGCAAAAATTTTTTGGAAACTTCTATAACCTCTTTGTCTATATCCACAAGGACAGCCCTCTTTACTTCCGGATGCTTCAGCACTTCTCTTAGCACTCCTCCGTCCCCTCCCCCTATGATCAGAACGGTTTCAGGGTTTGGATGGGCATACAGTGGCACATGCGCCATAAACTCATGGTATATAAACTCATACTTTTCATCACACTGGGCAACGCCGTCCAGCACCAGAACCTTTCCAAAATGTGGAGATTCTATAACCATAATCTCCTGATAGGGACTTTTGCCCTTGTAGAGTACTTTATCCACCGGATAGCAGTGTCTGATGGGTGCGTAAGGGTCCCTCTCCATAAAAAACACATCCATCATCTCTACCCACCTCTTTTTGAGAGTATTATTATCATAACCAAGGTTAAAAGCAAGCTGATCCCATTCAAAAGCATGGATATGCCATGCCATTTCATGAAGGCGGAATAATCCACAGCCTTTAGGGCGTTTGCGGTAGGAAGGACATAAAACCTATGAACCAAATGGATAAGTAGGTTTATAAGGGCTAAAAGGAAAAAGCTTCTGCTGACCTTCCAACCCAAAAGGGTGGAGATAAGCATAACCACCACACCTAAAGAGAAATAAACAGGGAATACCCTTTCTACCACCTTTCCCGCTTCCGTCTTCTCTAAGACCTTAAAGAGGGTGGGTGCCACATAAAAGCTAAAAAAGGCTCCAAGCCCAAGGTATGCACTGTTTAGAAATAAAAGTAGCCTATCCATCTCCGCGCACCACCGGGAGATTGTAAGCCTTCAGCACGCTTATCAGTTTCCTTTCGTTCTCCGGCTTCATCTCACACAAGGGCAACCTGAACTCCTTCTCACACATGCCTAAAGCCCAGCAGGCAGTCTTTACAGGAATAGGATTTGTCTCTATGAAAAGCACCTTGAAAAGCTCATAAAGGTAATAGTGCATCTCCCTTGCCTTCTTAAAGTCTCCCTTTAGTGCATAATCTACCATCTGTTTTACTTCCCTCGGCATTATGTTGTTTGCCACCGAGATCACTCCCTTTGCCCCCAAAGCCATCATAGGAAGGGTCAAGGAGTCATCTCCCGAGAGTATAGTAAAGTTGTCTCCCAACAGCCTCTTTAGCTCGGATATTCTGTCCATGTTGGGAGTAGATTCCTTTGAACCTATTATGTTTTCGTGCTCCTTTACTAGCCGGTATATGGTTTCCGGTGCAATCTCAACCCCAGTCCTTGAGGGTATGTTGTAAAGAATTATTGGGATGCTCACCTCTTCCGCAATAGCCTTGAAGTGTCTGTATAGCCCCTCTTGAGTGGGCTTGTTGTAGTAAGGAGCCACCAGCAAACAAGCGTCAGCCCCCACCCTTTGGGCATGGGTAGAGAGCTCTATCGCTTCGTGGGTGGCGTTTGCCCCTGTGCCCGCTATGATCTTTATCCTTCCCCTTGCTATTCTGACCGCTTCCTCTATGACCTTTTCGTGTTCTTCAAAGGTAAGGGTAGGAGATTCTCCGGTGGTTCCGCAGACCAAAATGGCGTCCGTGTGATTGTTGATGTGAAACTCTATCAAATTTTCCAGGGCTTGATAATCTACCTCTCCCCCTTTGAAAGGCGTTATTAGGGCAACGATGGAACCTTCAAACATGGAGTATGATTATAAAATAAAATTGTTTGAATGGAGTTCATAAACATAACTATAGCCCAGCTGAACTTCCACGTAGGAGATTTAGAGGGAAACCTAAAGAAGATTGCTGATGCCTGGGCTTCTCAAGACCATCTTACCCATATTGTTGTCTTTCCAGAGCTTGCCCTTACGGGCTACCCTCCCCAAGACCTTTTGCACAGCATAGGTTTTTTGAAAGAATGCAAAAAAAAATTGGAGGAATTAATAGAGTTTTCAAAAAGGCTGAACTCCCTTGCGGTGGTAGGCACGCCCTATTACGAGGGAGACCTTCATAACTCTCTGGTGCTGATAGGTAGAGGAAGGCTTCTTGGTGTTTATCACAAGACCTTTTTACCCAACTATTCGGTCTTTGACGAAAAAAGGTACTTCAGAAAGGGAGAAAAACCCTTTATGATTTCTTTAAACGGTGTTAAGCTGGGCTTTTCTGTGTGCGAAGATATATGGCATCCGGATGGTTGGGAAAGGTTTTATGCCCTCTGCGGAGCGGAAGTGCTCATAAATATAAACGCATCCCCTTACTATGTGGGTAAATATCATTTCAGAGAAAGTTTTTTGAAGGCGAGGGCTCAGGATAACTTGGCTTATGTGGTGTATGCAAACTTGGTGGGTGGGCAGGATGACCTAGTTTTTGACGGAAGAAGTTTGATTATAGACCCAGAGGGAAGGCTTATCTTTAGGGCTTCTGCCTTCAAGGAGATGGTAAAAACTGTAAGCTTGCCCCTTGAAAAGGTAAAAAGCAAAAGGCTTATGGACTTAAGACTAAGGGAGAAAAGGGTGGATTGTCCGTCCTTTTTGGAGCTACAAGATGAAAGAGCACTTCCCTACCTTGAGGGCGGAGTGGAAAGGGAGCTTGCGGAGGAAGAGGAGATATACAGGGCTTTGGAGCTTGGCTTGAGGGATTACTTTTTTAAGTCGGGTTTTAAAAAGGCGGTGGTTGGTATATCCGGTGGCATAGACTCTGCCCTTACCGCCTGCCTCGCAGTGGATGCCCTCGGAAAAGAGAACGTGGTTGGTGTGTTTATGCCCTCTCCCTTCACCTCCGAAGAGAGCAAAAAGTACGCCTTTGAGTTGGCAGAAAATCTGGGCATTGAACTTTTGGTCTATCCTATAGATGAGCTCTTTAACACTTACAGAAGGCTCTTTGAAAGCGAAGAGATTGGCTTGGCGGAGGAAAACCTCCAAGCCCGTATAAGGGCAAATATACTCTTTTATCTTTCCAACAAACACCACTGGCTTGTGCTTTCCACTTCCAACAAAAGCGAGTCTGCGGTGGGCTACACTACCATATACGGAGACATGGCGGGAGGTTTTGCCCCCATAAAGGATGTTTACAAGACGATGGTTTATAGGCTTGCTCGGTATAGAAACTCCATAAAGCCAGATATACCCGAAGGGCTGTTTGTTAGACCACCCACCGCAGAGCTAAAACCCAACCAAACAGACCAGGACACCCTCCCACCCTACGAACTTCTTGACCAAATCTTGAGCCTGTA encodes the following:
- the thiD gene encoding bifunctional hydroxymethylpyrimidine kinase/phosphomethylpyrimidine kinase, producing MKIPRALTIAGSDSGGGAGLQADLKTFTALGVYGMTAVTSITVQNTVGVFGVVDVPPEVVYNQIKVVVEDIGVDAVKTGMLSHAGIIEAVARAVKDFKLENLVVDPVMRAKSGDPLLKSSDEVALKELLIPLATVVTPNIPEACALVGKDIKTLEDMERACKEIYSMGPSAVLLKGGHMEGDILVDVFYDGTSFEYLSYKRVPTKNTHGTGCTLASAIAGYLAKGFDLKEAVRKAREYVQGAIEHSLNLGKGHGPLNHMWQFYPEIQTP
- a CDS encoding IS200/IS605 family accessory protein TnpB-related protein; protein product: MFVSLQFKLELKKEDKEKLIKLMRNQSSAIRVAYNMLKELEKEETKNPHAQVYQRLRQLFPELPTKYIDSAIYKAKQYPTDKPVVFGGRRLFEKLCKNHLTGKLRERLKKQWKELRQGTLISIGSKADKGNRLTRFEDLNGQLCLRITTGNREFIYAKVLREPSNSKDKWITFMAMLLESWQTHSYFPYTVELKLRDGEVYGSVSFELPTPKVKYTKENGVIAIDTNASPIHLAIAEVSKTGELLSYQTISLHHLLGLSQNSKDHQEWILAHQIVDLAIQKGKAIAIENLKKLKKGMRGDGKAKLRKRLHQWNAKKFLQKLKRVAMLKGVEVIEVHPAYTSIISMLKYAPQLNIDKDIAGAYVIGRRALGFKENMPENYGKLLKDKAYLEFALKKYDEREKELTELIEKETNEYKRNALKSELRSVEDARKLLINLLQSLQSEPSSCEGAYGRNPEQGETKKVSQVAWQVLKVALLFPILGKVLPRDLSPLKPVLVEGVWDRVRSRLVPLEAGGTVPIRDF
- a CDS encoding RidA family protein, with the translated sequence MKQKIFTDQAPKPVGPYSQAVKVGNFLFVAGQIGIDPKTGKLREGFEEQVKQTFENISAILSACGYSWEDVVRVVVYLKDLSKFSDFNRLYQELLKDVSVPPVRSTVEVSSLPMNALVEIEVTAYKEG
- a CDS encoding glycine--tRNA ligase subunit alpha; its protein translation is MFFQDIIMNLQKFWAEKDCVIWQPYDIETGAGTMNPATFLKVLGPKPWNTAYVEPSRRPKDGRYGENPNRLQHYFQFQVILKPAPDNPQELYLESLTSLGIDPKEHDIRFVEDDWESPTLGAWGLGWEVWLDGMEITQFTYFQQAGGLDLEEISVEITYGLERIAMYLQGVDNVFDIKWNEWLTYGEVFKRAEYEWSVYNFEKSNPEVLFKLYEIYEEETKRLLQEGLVLPAYDHLLKCSHTFNLLDARGVISVQERARYIRRMNNLAKEVAKLYLEKWQ
- the speE gene encoding polyamine aminopropyltransferase, with the protein product MMDVFFMERDPYAPIRHCYPVDKVLYKGKSPYQEIMVIESPHFGKVLVLDGVAQCDEKYEFIYHEFMAHVPLYAHPNPETVLIIGGGDGGVLREVLKHPEVKRAVLVDIDKEVIEVSKKFLPTMACAFDDPRVIVLNEDGYKYIQDYENEFDVIIVDSTDPVGFAHVLTTEEFFRYVYRALKEDGIYVGQTESIYYHIEIVRRVQKALRKVFPVVDLYTVVIPGYAGYWWTISVGSKKYDVREPKREVKVQTKLYSDEMHRHAFLPMGFYQKLLREDFKF
- a CDS encoding DUF4149 domain-containing protein — protein: MDRLLLFLNSAYLGLGAFFSFYVAPTLFKVLEKTEAGKVVERVFPVYFSLGVVVMLISTLLGWKVSRSFFLLALINLLIHLVHRFYVLPTANALKAVDYSAFMKWHGISMLLNGISLLLTLVMIIILSKRGG
- the dapA gene encoding 4-hydroxy-tetrahydrodipicolinate synthase translates to MFEGSIVALITPFKGGEVDYQALENLIEFHINNHTDAILVCGTTGESPTLTFEEHEKVIEEAVRIARGRIKIIAGTGANATHEAIELSTHAQRVGADACLLVAPYYNKPTQEGLYRHFKAIAEEVSIPIILYNIPSRTGVEIAPETIYRLVKEHENIIGSKESTPNMDRISELKRLLGDNFTILSGDDSLTLPMMALGAKGVISVANNIMPREVKQMVDYALKGDFKKAREMHYYLYELFKVLFIETNPIPVKTACWALGMCEKEFRLPLCEMKPENERKLISVLKAYNLPVVRGDG
- a CDS encoding NAD+ synthase; translated protein: MEFINITIAQLNFHVGDLEGNLKKIADAWASQDHLTHIVVFPELALTGYPPQDLLHSIGFLKECKKKLEELIEFSKRLNSLAVVGTPYYEGDLHNSLVLIGRGRLLGVYHKTFLPNYSVFDEKRYFRKGEKPFMISLNGVKLGFSVCEDIWHPDGWERFYALCGAEVLININASPYYVGKYHFRESFLKARAQDNLAYVVYANLVGGQDDLVFDGRSLIIDPEGRLIFRASAFKEMVKTVSLPLEKVKSKRLMDLRLREKRVDCPSFLELQDERALPYLEGGVERELAEEEEIYRALELGLRDYFFKSGFKKAVVGISGGIDSALTACLAVDALGKENVVGVFMPSPFTSEESKKYAFELAENLGIELLVYPIDELFNTYRRLFESEEIGLAEENLQARIRANILFYLSNKHHWLVLSTSNKSESAVGYTTIYGDMAGGFAPIKDVYKTMVYRLARYRNSIKPDIPEGLFVRPPTAELKPNQTDQDTLPPYELLDQILSLYIEEGLSKEEIVRRGFDKAVVEKVLDMLRKAEYKRKQAPLGTKITKRSFNGDWRMPVINFWKG